The following are encoded together in the Kingella negevensis genome:
- the rapZ gene encoding RNase adapter RapZ, which produces MKIILISGLSGSGKTVALNLLEDSGFYCVDNLPLALLPELVRLHISGSLKTSKLGISVDVRSNLNVDNAQALIKELREQGHEVEILFLEAAEDVLLRRFSETRRSHPLANENITLPESLHYEREWLLPLRDLAYCIDTSKLNAQQLRRMVGQWLNVSRERLLVSIESFGFKHGAMMNADFVFDVRSLPNPYYDPTLRPFNGKDKPIQDYLSQQPLIGEMIGDIETFLRRWLPRMEDESRSYVTVGIGCTGGQHRSVYIAETLGKLLSDEFQVLVRHRQLDS; this is translated from the coding sequence ATGAAAATAATCTTGATTAGCGGTTTGTCGGGTTCAGGCAAAACCGTTGCACTAAATTTATTGGAAGACAGCGGCTTTTATTGTGTGGACAATTTGCCGCTCGCGCTGTTGCCCGAATTAGTCCGCTTGCATATTTCAGGCAGCCTGAAAACCAGCAAACTCGGGATTAGCGTAGATGTTCGTTCCAATTTGAATGTGGACAACGCACAAGCGTTAATCAAAGAATTGCGCGAACAGGGACACGAAGTAGAAATCCTGTTTTTAGAGGCGGCTGAAGATGTGCTGTTACGCCGTTTTTCTGAAACGCGCCGCAGCCACCCACTTGCCAACGAAAATATCACGCTGCCTGAAAGTCTGCATTATGAACGCGAATGGCTGCTGCCCCTGCGCGATTTAGCTTATTGTATCGATACGTCCAAACTCAACGCGCAACAACTGCGCCGCATGGTTGGACAATGGCTGAATGTGAGCCGTGAACGTCTGCTCGTCAGCATAGAATCGTTCGGGTTCAAGCATGGCGCGATGATGAACGCTGATTTTGTGTTTGATGTACGCAGTCTGCCCAATCCGTATTACGACCCAACGCTGCGCCCATTCAATGGCAAAGACAAACCCATTCAAGATTATTTGTCCCAGCAGCCTTTGATTGGCGAGATGATTGGCGATATTGAAACGTTCTTGCGCCGTTGGTTGCCGCGCATGGAAGACGAAAGCCGCAGTTATGTAACCGTGGGGATTGGCTGCACGGGCGGACAACATCGCTCGGTTTACATTGCGGAAACGCTGGGGAAATTATTGAGTGATGAATTTCAGGTGTTGGTGCGCCATCGTCAGCTTGATTCATAA
- the hprK gene encoding HPr(Ser) kinase/phosphatase, translated as MPSVSVRRLYQDNQQKLQMSWTAGTAGSDNRIAIDTDRPALALVGHLNFIHHNQVQVLGVAEVAYLQKLEQAENPTSLDELFNFPMTLVIVANDLPVPPNLRDYCHTHNVPLLTSKLESPYLMDVLRIYLQRVLAVSTVKHGVFLDVYEIGVLLTGASGLGKSELALELISRGHSLVADDAVELHRTAPEVLEGRCPPMLRDFLEVRGLGVLNIRQMFGETSIRPKKQLKLIINLVPADDDYMKQLDRLSIRTETEAILNVKIRSVMLPVAAGRNLAVLVEAAVRNYILQLRGKDSTKEFIERHQAMMMKDEEIEHENNLD; from the coding sequence ATGCCCAGCGTATCCGTGCGCCGACTCTACCAAGACAACCAGCAAAAACTCCAAATGTCGTGGACAGCAGGCACGGCAGGCAGCGACAACCGTATTGCGATTGACACCGACCGCCCTGCCCTCGCCCTAGTCGGACACCTAAACTTTATCCACCACAACCAAGTGCAAGTGTTAGGCGTTGCCGAAGTTGCCTATCTACAAAAACTGGAACAAGCCGAAAATCCCACCAGCTTAGACGAACTCTTCAACTTCCCGATGACGCTCGTGATTGTCGCCAACGATTTGCCCGTGCCGCCAAACTTGCGTGATTACTGCCACACGCACAACGTCCCCCTGCTCACGTCCAAGCTGGAAAGCCCGTATCTGATGGACGTTTTGCGAATTTATTTGCAGCGCGTGTTAGCGGTATCCACCGTCAAGCACGGTGTGTTTTTGGACGTGTATGAAATTGGCGTTTTACTCACAGGCGCGTCAGGCTTGGGCAAAAGCGAATTGGCGTTGGAACTGATTTCGCGCGGACACAGCTTAGTCGCCGATGATGCTGTGGAACTGCACCGCACCGCGCCCGAAGTATTGGAAGGACGTTGCCCCCCAATGTTGCGCGACTTTTTGGAAGTGCGCGGCTTGGGCGTATTGAACATCAGGCAAATGTTTGGCGAAACCAGCATTCGTCCCAAAAAACAACTCAAGTTAATCATCAACTTAGTCCCAGCTGATGATGATTACATGAAACAGCTAGACCGCTTGAGCATTCGCACGGAAACGGAAGCGATTTTGAACGTGAAAATCCGTTCGGTGATGTTGCCCGTTGCCGCAGGGCGAAACTTAGCGGTACTCGTGGAAGCTGCCGTCCGCAACTATATTTTGCAACTGCGCGGCAAAGACAGCACCAAGGAATTTATTGAACGCCATCAGGCGATGATGATGAAAGACGAAGAAATAGAACATGAAAATAATCTTGATTAG
- the ptsN gene encoding PTS IIA-like nitrogen regulatory protein PtsN encodes MKAIGEILPLAHVVLDMETTSKKRLFEQVAQLIATESELSQTDIFDCLFARERLGSTGLGHGVAMPHGRHASIQAATGAFIRLKTPVNFDAPDNIPVSLVFVLLVPEEATSEHLEILSHLAAKFADKDTRESLLHCDSAMKAYALLTQ; translated from the coding sequence ATGAAAGCCATTGGCGAAATTCTTCCTTTAGCCCATGTTGTGTTAGACATGGAAACCACCAGCAAAAAACGACTCTTTGAGCAAGTGGCGCAACTGATTGCCACCGAAAGCGAATTATCGCAAACCGATATTTTTGACTGCCTGTTTGCTCGTGAACGACTGGGTTCAACAGGTTTGGGACACGGTGTCGCCATGCCGCACGGTCGCCACGCCAGCATTCAGGCTGCCACGGGCGCGTTTATCCGCCTGAAAACGCCTGTGAATTTTGATGCACCCGACAATATTCCTGTTTCATTGGTGTTTGTGCTGCTCGTTCCCGAAGAAGCGACTAGCGAACATTTGGAAATTTTGTCGCACCTTGCCGCGAAGTTTGCCGATAAAGACACGCGTGAATCCTTGCTGCATTGCGATAGTGCGATGAAAGCATACGCGCTTTTAACCCAATAA
- the dusA gene encoding tRNA dihydrouridine(20/20a) synthase DusA has protein sequence MKTLPKRTLSVAPMLDWTDRHYRYMARQITRHTWLYTEMVNAGAIVYGDPDRFLHRNECENPVALQLGGSEPKLLANASAKAAEYGYDEINLNCGCPSPRVQKGAFGACLMNEVELVSNCLNAMQDAAPDYAVTIKHRIGLDKQTEYEPLAEFVGTLRDKTPCRTFIVHARNAWLDGLSPKENRDIPPLRYDYVYRLKNEFPDLEILINGGVKTNEEIAEHLRHVDGVMVGREAYHNPMIMQHWDSLFYGDTQPEITYEALVQRLYEYAQIQLAAGRGSILRHMVRHYLGIMHGLNGARVWRHILSDAEQLKPNRPELILEAWEHVARSLKD, from the coding sequence ATGAAAACACTTCCCAAACGCACACTCTCAGTCGCGCCCATGCTGGACTGGACAGACCGCCACTACCGCTACATGGCACGCCAAATCACACGCCATACATGGCTCTACACCGAAATGGTAAACGCAGGCGCGATTGTGTATGGCGACCCAGACCGCTTTTTGCACCGCAACGAATGCGAAAACCCAGTCGCCTTGCAACTGGGCGGCAGCGAACCCAAATTGCTCGCCAACGCCAGCGCAAAAGCCGCAGAATACGGCTACGATGAAATCAACCTAAACTGCGGCTGCCCCAGCCCACGCGTCCAAAAAGGCGCGTTTGGCGCGTGTTTGATGAACGAAGTCGAACTCGTTTCAAACTGCCTGAACGCCATGCAAGACGCTGCGCCTGATTACGCCGTAACCATCAAACACCGAATCGGTTTAGACAAACAAACCGAATACGAGCCGCTTGCCGAATTTGTTGGCACACTACGCGACAAAACCCCCTGCCGCACTTTCATCGTCCACGCACGCAACGCATGGCTAGACGGCTTGTCGCCCAAAGAAAACCGTGATATTCCACCTTTGCGATACGATTACGTTTATCGCCTAAAAAACGAGTTCCCCGATTTAGAAATTCTGATTAACGGCGGTGTGAAAACCAATGAAGAAATCGCCGAACACTTGCGCCATGTTGATGGCGTGATGGTTGGGCGCGAAGCCTATCACAACCCCATGATAATGCAGCATTGGGACAGCCTATTTTATGGCGACACGCAGCCTGAAATCACATACGAAGCCCTAGTGCAACGTCTGTATGAATACGCGCAAATTCAGCTTGCAGCAGGACGCGGCAGCATTTTGCGACACATGGTTCGCCATTATCTCGGCATTATGCACGGCTTGAACGGCGCACGTGTTTGGCGACATATTTTGTCTGATGCAGAGCAACTGAAACCTAATCGCCCTGAATTGATTTTGGAAGCGTGGGAACATGTGGCTCGCAGCCTGAAAGATTAA
- a CDS encoding undecaprenyl-diphosphate phosphatase, with amino-acid sequence MDIVILMKALFLGIVEGITEFLPISSTGHLIVSESLIGFHNQSEAFDIVIQLGAILAVIYEYRQRFAHVITHIGRDSNANKFVLNLAIAFIPAAVMGLLFHKIIKGALFSPLVVATTLVIGGFLMLWIEKRTINREPKVKNVDNMRPIDALMVGLAQVLALIPGTSRSGSTIMGGMLWGIDRKAATEFSFFLAVPMMVAASGYDIYKNWENFTADSIGIIAVGFVMAFISGLVAVKALLKFVSTKNYVPFAYYRIIFGALIWLTAVMGWVKWD; translated from the coding sequence ATGGATATTGTGATTTTGATGAAAGCCCTGTTTCTGGGCATTGTGGAAGGCATCACTGAATTTTTGCCGATTTCCAGCACAGGGCATTTAATCGTATCTGAAAGTTTGATTGGCTTTCATAATCAAAGCGAGGCTTTTGATATTGTGATTCAGTTGGGTGCGATTTTAGCGGTGATTTACGAATATCGCCAACGTTTCGCACACGTCATCACGCACATTGGTCGCGACAGCAACGCCAATAAATTTGTGCTGAATTTAGCCATCGCCTTTATCCCTGCCGCCGTGATGGGATTGCTGTTTCACAAAATCATCAAAGGCGCATTGTTCAGCCCATTAGTAGTCGCAACAACGCTGGTGATTGGCGGTTTCTTGATGCTGTGGATTGAAAAACGCACCATCAATCGTGAGCCAAAAGTGAAAAACGTTGATAATATGCGTCCAATTGACGCGCTGATGGTTGGTTTAGCGCAAGTGTTGGCGTTGATTCCTGGCACTTCACGTTCAGGCAGTACCATCATGGGCGGTATGCTGTGGGGCATCGACCGCAAAGCGGCAACAGAATTTTCATTTTTCCTAGCCGTTCCCATGATGGTCGCTGCTTCTGGTTACGACATCTATAAAAACTGGGAAAATTTCACTGCAGACAGCATCGGCATCATTGCAGTAGGCTTTGTGATGGCATTCATTTCAGGTTTGGTTGCCGTGAAAGCCTTGCTGAAATTTGTGTCTACCAAAAACTACGTCCCCTTCGCTTACTACCGCATCATTTTCGGCGCACTCATCTGGCTAACTGCCGTCATGGGCTGGGTAAAATGGGATTGA
- a CDS encoding thiol:disulfide interchange protein DsbA/DsbL, whose product MKYKKLFLAAALSFGLAAPAMALTEGEDYILMPVEVAPVQKDKIEVTEFYAYWCPHCAELYPEISKHAKTFPSDTVWRLEHIVWEPQRDMTLARLAAAIKQTNQAEQADGVIFDALITKRLPLYEPEALNQWLQTQTAFDGKKVLAAYNSFSNEPAAKQMAVWTEEYGISGTPTVVVGGKYKVIFKSDYAAGMKTIDDLIAKVRQERGMPAPSAKAVSAASADASQPAAAAAKPVKSWGARLVQAANQ is encoded by the coding sequence ATGAAATACAAAAAATTATTTTTAGCAGCAGCGTTGTCTTTTGGTTTGGCTGCGCCTGCTATGGCTTTGACTGAAGGCGAAGATTACATCTTGATGCCTGTTGAAGTTGCACCTGTGCAAAAAGACAAAATTGAAGTAACCGAGTTTTATGCTTACTGGTGCCCACACTGTGCGGAGCTGTACCCTGAGATTTCAAAACACGCTAAAACATTCCCTTCTGATACCGTTTGGCGTTTAGAACACATCGTTTGGGAGCCTCAGCGCGACATGACTTTGGCGCGTTTGGCAGCCGCTATCAAACAAACCAATCAAGCAGAACAAGCTGATGGCGTGATTTTTGATGCGTTGATAACCAAACGTTTGCCGTTGTATGAGCCTGAAGCATTAAACCAATGGTTACAAACGCAAACCGCATTTGATGGCAAAAAAGTTTTAGCTGCATACAATTCATTCAGCAATGAACCTGCCGCGAAACAAATGGCTGTTTGGACGGAAGAATACGGCATTAGTGGTACCCCAACCGTTGTTGTGGGTGGCAAATACAAAGTAATTTTTAAATCTGACTACGCTGCTGGCATGAAAACGATTGATGATTTGATTGCTAAAGTACGCCAAGAGCGCGGTATGCCTGCACCTTCTGCAAAAGCTGTTTCTGCTGCGTCTGCAGATGCTAGCCAACCTGCCGCTGCTGCAGCAAAACCCGTAAAAAGCTGGGGCGCACGTTTGGTGCAAGCGGCTAACCAATAA
- a CDS encoding SPOR domain-containing protein yields MYSQKQQGNGLLSFMLGSVALLIMLVVLVLTLDNGDHNFKKPHPAAKMMEKPATETLTPMGASNSQQHALKQDETETQENLAASEVVKTPVKKPLKLVKETKKEPKPADTMIDPVLGAATEQPETVQPRKSRRNRLQPENTELEIVAAENPAETRREARSKKRLEEAAARKAAAEEKLALEQSRREEQVKKEVAEARVQPEKKKKTHEPAPVIDGTKAESVAKKQPKNKKAETTNKNAQVSIQAGAYHKREMAEAQSAKLAEMGVKTKIVSVQNGKRTIYRVQTDMLKGKNADKTLQKLHENGVKTYTHQQQ; encoded by the coding sequence ATGTATTCTCAGAAACAACAGGGTAATGGTCTGCTCAGTTTTATGTTGGGTTCTGTCGCTTTGCTGATTATGTTGGTGGTGTTGGTGCTCACGCTGGACAATGGTGACCACAATTTTAAAAAGCCTCACCCCGCCGCGAAAATGATGGAAAAGCCTGCTACGGAAACTTTAACGCCGATGGGGGCATCAAATAGCCAACAACATGCGCTGAAGCAAGATGAAACGGAAACGCAAGAAAATCTGGCTGCAAGCGAAGTTGTGAAAACGCCTGTCAAAAAACCTTTGAAATTGGTTAAAGAGACTAAAAAAGAACCTAAACCAGCCGATACGATGATTGACCCCGTTTTGGGTGCAGCAACTGAACAGCCTGAAACGGTGCAACCGCGTAAATCTCGCCGTAATCGTTTGCAGCCTGAAAATACCGAATTGGAAATAGTTGCTGCGGAAAATCCTGCGGAAACGCGCCGTGAAGCACGTAGTAAAAAACGCTTGGAAGAGGCGGCTGCAAGAAAAGCGGCTGCGGAAGAAAAACTGGCTCTTGAGCAATCTCGTCGTGAAGAGCAAGTGAAAAAAGAAGTTGCTGAAGCGCGTGTTCAACCAGAGAAAAAGAAAAAAACGCATGAGCCTGCGCCTGTGATTGATGGCACAAAAGCGGAATCAGTGGCTAAAAAGCAGCCTAAAAACAAAAAAGCTGAAACAACCAATAAAAATGCACAAGTAAGCATTCAAGCTGGGGCTTATCACAAACGTGAAATGGCTGAAGCGCAAAGTGCTAAACTGGCTGAAATGGGTGTTAAAACCAAAATTGTTTCTGTTCAAAATGGCAAACGAACCATTTACCGCGTTCAAACGGATATGTTGAAAGGCAAAAATGCGGATAAAACACTTCAAAAATTGCACGAAAATGGTGTGAAAACCTATACTCATCAACAACAATAA
- a CDS encoding YifB family Mg chelatase-like AAA ATPase, with protein sequence MSFAAVNSRALNGMNAPLVEVEVHLANGLPQFNIVGLPDTEVKESRDRVRAAIIQSGFDFPAQKITVNLAPADLPKESARFDLPIAVGILAASAQIAPDVLADYEFAGELALSGALRPVRGALAMAWQGKQANRAFLLPQDNAASAAVIDGIRVYGARSLNEVAAHLNGTKPLSYQKITEDFRQPENITLPDLRDVKGQHTARLALELAAAGGHSLLMLGPPGTGKSMLAQRLPSILPPLSDEELLETWALRSLLPNFSGSLKHDSRRPFRSPHHSASSAALVGGGSDPKPGEISLAHNGVLFLDELPEFDRKVLEMLREPLESGEIHISRASRQATYPAKFQLVAAMNPCPCGYLGHPAKPCRCTPDAVQRYRDRISGPLLDRIDLTIEVPALPAADLVSAQMGEDSATVLQRVQAARAKQFQRQSKTNAALNPTELDTVANISAEAKNALGEMLEKLSLSARSFHRILRVARTLADLAGDDVVTRVHVLRAIGFRRAL encoded by the coding sequence ATGAGTTTTGCTGCCGTAAACAGCCGCGCCTTAAATGGCATGAACGCACCGTTGGTCGAAGTGGAAGTCCACCTTGCCAACGGTTTGCCGCAATTTAACATTGTCGGATTGCCAGACACCGAAGTGAAAGAAAGCCGCGACCGCGTTCGCGCTGCCATTATCCAAAGCGGTTTCGATTTTCCAGCGCAAAAAATCACCGTCAATCTCGCGCCAGCCGATTTACCCAAAGAATCCGCCCGTTTTGACTTGCCGATTGCCGTGGGCATTTTGGCAGCGTCCGCACAAATCGCGCCCGATGTGTTGGCAGACTATGAATTTGCAGGCGAACTAGCCCTTTCAGGCGCATTGCGACCCGTTCGCGGTGCGTTGGCAATGGCGTGGCAAGGCAAACAAGCCAACCGCGCATTTTTGTTGCCGCAAGACAACGCCGCTTCCGCCGCCGTGATTGACGGCATTCGCGTGTATGGCGCACGCAGCCTGAACGAAGTTGCCGCGCATTTAAACGGCACAAAACCCCTGTCATACCAAAAAATTACCGAAGATTTCAGGCAACCTGAAAATATCACGCTGCCTGATTTGCGTGATGTGAAAGGGCAACACACCGCGCGATTGGCGTTGGAACTTGCCGCAGCAGGCGGACACAGCTTGTTAATGCTCGGCCCTCCGGGAACAGGCAAATCCATGTTGGCACAACGCTTGCCGTCTATCTTGCCACCGCTTTCCGATGAAGAATTGCTGGAAACTTGGGCGTTGCGTTCCTTGCTGCCCAACTTTTCAGGCAGCCTGAAACACGATTCACGCCGACCATTCCGCAGTCCGCACCATTCCGCCAGTTCAGCCGCGTTGGTTGGCGGTGGCTCAGACCCGAAACCCGGCGAAATTTCATTAGCGCACAACGGCGTTTTGTTTTTAGACGAGCTGCCTGAATTTGACCGTAAGGTGTTGGAAATGCTGCGCGAACCATTAGAAAGTGGCGAAATTCACATTTCACGCGCCAGTCGTCAGGCGACTTATCCTGCGAAATTTCAATTAGTTGCAGCAATGAACCCGTGTCCGTGCGGCTATTTGGGGCACCCTGCCAAACCGTGCCGTTGCACGCCCGATGCGGTGCAACGATACCGCGATAGAATTTCTGGTCCTCTGCTCGATCGCATTGATTTGACAATTGAAGTGCCTGCGTTGCCTGCAGCAGATTTGGTCAGCGCGCAAATGGGCGAAGACAGCGCAACAGTGTTGCAACGCGTTCAGGCTGCGCGCGCAAAGCAGTTTCAGCGACAAAGCAAAACCAATGCGGCACTCAATCCAACGGAATTGGATACGGTGGCAAACATCAGCGCGGAAGCGAAAAATGCGTTGGGCGAAATGCTGGAAAAACTGAGTTTGTCGGCGCGGAGTTTTCATCGTATTTTGCGCGTGGCGCGGACGTTGGCGGATTTAGCTGGCGATGATGTGGTAACGCGGGTGCATGTTTTGCGGGCGATTGGGTTTAGACGGGCGTTGTAA
- a CDS encoding accessory factor UbiK family protein, translating to MIAKQLFEETANKISETLANSPVKDIEKNAKAMMSSAFNKMDLVTREEFDVQQQILIKTRMKLVELEAKIAELETKLSDLADSKTPSKSKK from the coding sequence ATGATTGCCAAACAACTCTTTGAAGAAACTGCTAACAAAATCAGCGAAACCCTAGCCAACAGCCCAGTGAAAGACATAGAAAAAAACGCCAAAGCCATGATGAGCAGCGCGTTCAACAAAATGGACTTGGTTACACGCGAAGAATTTGACGTTCAACAACAAATCTTAATCAAAACACGCATGAAACTGGTTGAATTAGAAGCCAAAATCGCCGAGCTAGAAACCAAACTCAGCGATTTAGCCGACAGCAAAACCCCGTCTAAAAGCAAAAAATAA
- a CDS encoding IS5 family transposase, with translation MSRNTLTNETWSRLLPILKQLGIYRKKNLRKTVEGILFRLRTGCQWADIPSYFGKANSLYQSFNRWSKRGIFTKLFKHLADTPDMEWVFMDGSHIRVHQHGMGKKSIVHQAVGKSIGGHTSKIHLAVDACGNPIEFMITAGNVNDIVVGPDLLAQLDLSDNETVCADRGFDSDTFRRLIHSKQSKANIPYKKNREHLNVDTDWYLYKIRHLVENAFARLKHFRALATRYDKLKRNYESTVSLACALIWLKL, from the coding sequence ATGTCCCGAAACACGCTTACAAATGAAACATGGTCAAGACTGTTGCCTATTTTGAAACAGCTTGGCATTTATCGCAAGAAAAATTTACGCAAAACAGTAGAAGGTATCCTGTTTCGCTTACGTACAGGCTGCCAATGGGCTGATATACCTAGTTATTTTGGTAAAGCAAACAGCCTTTACCAAAGTTTCAATCGCTGGTCTAAACGCGGTATTTTTACCAAATTATTTAAACATTTGGCAGATACACCCGATATGGAATGGGTCTTTATGGACGGTAGTCATATCCGTGTTCATCAACACGGCATGGGTAAAAAATCCATTGTGCATCAAGCTGTCGGTAAGAGTATCGGAGGTCATACGTCTAAAATTCATTTAGCGGTTGATGCTTGTGGTAATCCAATTGAATTTATGATTACAGCTGGTAATGTAAATGATATTGTTGTTGGGCCTGATTTATTGGCACAATTGGACTTAAGTGATAATGAAACCGTGTGTGCTGATAGAGGTTTTGACAGTGATACTTTTCGTCGGTTAATTCATTCTAAACAAAGTAAAGCCAATATTCCATATAAGAAAAATAGAGAACATCTTAATGTGGACACAGATTGGTATTTATATAAAATCAGGCACTTGGTAGAAAACGCTTTTGCACGATTAAAGCATTTTCGTGCGCTGGCAACACGGTACGATAAATTAAAACGTAATTATGAAAGTACCGTGTCATTAGCTTGTGCTTTGATTTGGTTGAAATTATAG
- the metK gene encoding methionine adenosyltransferase, with the protein MSEYLFTSESVSEGHPDKVADQISDAILDAIFAQDPKARVAAETLVATDLCVLAGEITTTAKVDYEQVARETVRKIGYNDPKLGFAADTFKLVLNYGEQSPDIAQGVNEGEGLDLNQGAGDQGLMFGYACDETPALMPFAIYYSHRLMQRQSEVRKSGLLPWLRPDAKAQLTVAYDHETGRVTRIDTVVLSTQHDESISHEDLCAAVKEHIIFPVLPKDLITPETKYFINPTGSFIIGGPQGDCGLTGRKIIVDTYGGAAPHGGGAFSGKDPSKVDRSAAYACRYVAKNIVAAGLATQCQIQVSYAIGIAEPTSISVDTFGTGKLNEAALIKLVREHFDLRPKGIIQMLDLLRPIYSKSAAYGHFGREEPEFTWERTDKAAELKKAAGL; encoded by the coding sequence ATGAGCGAATATCTATTCACATCAGAATCCGTGTCAGAAGGTCACCCAGACAAAGTTGCTGACCAAATTTCAGACGCAATCTTAGACGCAATTTTCGCGCAAGACCCCAAAGCCCGCGTTGCCGCAGAAACTTTGGTTGCAACTGATTTGTGCGTATTGGCAGGCGAAATCACCACCACCGCAAAAGTGGACTACGAACAAGTTGCCCGCGAAACCGTGCGCAAAATCGGTTATAACGACCCAAAATTAGGCTTCGCTGCTGACACTTTCAAATTAGTGCTGAACTACGGCGAACAATCGCCAGACATCGCCCAAGGCGTGAACGAAGGCGAAGGCTTAGACCTGAACCAAGGCGCAGGCGACCAAGGCTTAATGTTCGGCTACGCATGCGATGAAACCCCAGCATTAATGCCATTTGCTATTTACTACAGCCACCGCTTAATGCAACGCCAAAGCGAAGTACGCAAAAGCGGCTTATTGCCATGGTTGCGCCCTGATGCCAAAGCTCAATTAACCGTTGCATACGACCACGAAACAGGTCGCGTAACCCGCATTGACACCGTGGTTTTATCCACGCAACACGACGAATCCATCAGCCACGAAGATTTGTGCGCGGCGGTGAAAGAACACATCATTTTCCCCGTGTTGCCAAAAGACTTGATTACGCCCGAAACCAAATACTTCATCAACCCAACAGGCTCGTTCATCATCGGCGGCCCGCAAGGCGACTGCGGTTTGACAGGTCGCAAAATCATTGTGGACACTTACGGCGGTGCAGCCCCACACGGCGGCGGCGCGTTCTCTGGTAAAGACCCAAGCAAAGTGGACCGCTCTGCGGCTTATGCTTGCCGCTATGTGGCGAAAAACATCGTGGCGGCTGGTTTGGCGACACAATGCCAAATTCAAGTGTCTTACGCGATTGGTATCGCTGAGCCAACTTCTATTTCTGTGGACACCTTCGGCACAGGTAAATTGAACGAAGCAGCATTGATTAAATTGGTGCGCGAACACTTTGATTTGCGTCCAAAAGGCATTATTCAAATGCTGGATTTGCTACGCCCGATTTACAGCAAATCTGCTGCTTACGGACACTTTGGTCGTGAAGAACCTGAGTTTACTTGGGAACGTACCGACAAAGCGGCTGAATTGAAAAAAGCGGCTGGGTTGTAA